The Uruburuella testudinis genome window below encodes:
- a CDS encoding YgiW/YdeI family stress tolerance OB fold protein: MNKTKLTAFLLAAGLSVSGVAAAETFGAAAQNQQGAAQTVAAAKKLADDHKVVLEGSIVKKTGHEHYEFRDASGSVTVEIDDDDWRGLSVTAADKVRIEGEVEHKRGGQVEIEVDRIVKL, encoded by the coding sequence ATGAATAAAACCAAACTGACTGCTTTTTTACTGGCTGCCGGCCTGAGCGTAAGCGGTGTGGCTGCGGCTGAAACCTTCGGTGCGGCGGCACAAAACCAACAAGGTGCGGCGCAAACGGTTGCTGCGGCTAAAAAATTGGCTGATGACCATAAAGTGGTGTTGGAAGGCAGCATCGTTAAGAAAACCGGTCATGAGCACTATGAGTTTCGCGATGCCAGCGGCAGCGTGACTGTGGAAATCGATGACGACGATTGGCGCGGCCTGAGTGTGACTGCGGCTGATAAAGTGCGTATTGAAGGCGAAGTCGAGCACAAGCGCGGCGGTCAGGTTGAGATTGAAGTCGACCGTATTGTGAAACTGTAA
- a CDS encoding NCS2 family permease produces the protein MNPSNNGVLERLFKLRENGSNVRTELLAGLTTFLTMCYIIIVNPLILSETGMDIGAVFVATCIAAAIGCFVMGALANYPIALAPGMGLNAYFTYAVVKGMGVPWQIALGAVFVSGIIFIIFSLFKVREALVNALPMSLKMSIAAGIGLFLALIALKGSGIIVDNPATLVGMGDVHNPSALLAMLGFLMIIVLDHYRVRGAIILSILAITAIAVAMGLSEFKGVVGSVPSIAPTFMQMDFNGLFTVSMVSVIFVFFLVDLFDSTGTLVGVSHRAGLLKNGKLPRLKRALLADSTAIVAGAALGTSSTTPYIESASGVAAGGRTGLTAITVGVLMLACLWFSPLAQTVPAFATAPALLYVGVHMMRSATEIDWNDMTEAAPSFLTIVFMPFAYSIADGIAMGFISYALIKLLCGKAAEVPPMVWIVAVLWAAKFWFLGA, from the coding sequence ATGAATCCTTCAAACAACGGCGTATTAGAACGCTTATTTAAACTGCGTGAAAACGGTTCGAATGTGCGCACAGAGCTTTTGGCCGGATTGACTACTTTTCTGACCATGTGCTACATCATCATTGTTAACCCTTTGATTTTGTCGGAAACCGGCATGGATATCGGGGCGGTGTTTGTGGCCACCTGTATTGCAGCGGCCATCGGCTGTTTTGTGATGGGGGCTTTGGCCAATTATCCGATTGCCTTGGCGCCGGGTATGGGCTTGAATGCTTATTTTACTTATGCCGTGGTCAAAGGCATGGGTGTGCCTTGGCAGATTGCCTTGGGTGCCGTGTTTGTGTCGGGCATTATTTTCATCATTTTCAGCTTATTTAAAGTGCGCGAAGCGTTGGTGAATGCGTTGCCGATGTCGCTGAAAATGTCGATTGCCGCCGGTATCGGCTTGTTTTTGGCGCTGATTGCGCTTAAAGGCTCCGGTATTATTGTCGACAACCCGGCCACATTGGTAGGCATGGGCGATGTGCACAATCCCAGCGCATTGTTGGCGATGCTGGGCTTTTTGATGATTATTGTGCTCGACCACTATCGCGTGCGCGGTGCGATTATTTTGAGCATCTTAGCCATTACCGCCATTGCGGTGGCGATGGGCTTGAGCGAATTCAAAGGCGTGGTCGGCAGCGTGCCCAGTATTGCGCCGACGTTTATGCAGATGGATTTCAACGGCCTGTTTACCGTGAGCATGGTCAGCGTGATTTTTGTCTTTTTCTTGGTTGACTTGTTCGACAGCACCGGCACCCTCGTCGGCGTTTCCCACCGGGCGGGTCTGCTCAAAAACGGCAAACTGCCGCGCCTGAAACGCGCTTTATTGGCCGACTCTACCGCCATTGTTGCCGGTGCTGCCTTAGGCACTTCATCGACTACACCGTATATCGAAAGCGCCTCAGGCGTGGCCGCCGGCGGGCGCACCGGCCTGACCGCCATCACCGTGGGCGTGTTGATGCTGGCCTGTTTGTGGTTCTCGCCGCTGGCGCAAACCGTACCGGCTTTTGCCACCGCTCCGGCATTGCTGTATGTGGGCGTGCATATGATGCGCAGTGCAACTGAAATTGACTGGAACGATATGACTGAAGCGGCACCGTCGTTTCTGACCATTGTGTTCATGCCGTTTGCCTATTCGATTGCCGACGGCATTGCCATGGGCTTTATCAGCTATGCCTTAATCAAGCTGTTATGCGGTAAAGCGGCCGAAGTGCCGCCGATGGTATGGATTGTGGCGGTATTGTGGGCTGCCAAATTCTGGTTTTTGGGGGCGTAA
- the miaB gene encoding tRNA (N6-isopentenyl adenosine(37)-C2)-methylthiotransferase MiaB: MKKVFIRTFGCQMNEYDSEKMLSVLAEGDELVQVNEAADADIILFNTCSVREKAQEKVFSDLGRVKPLKAKNPNLIIGVGGCVASQEGEAIVKRAPYVDVVFGPQTLHRLPQMIDDKKVSGRSQVDISFPEIEKFDHLPPARVEGGSAFVSIMEGCSKYCSFCVVPYTRGEEFSRPLNDVLTEIANLAQQGVKEINLLGQNVNAYRGLMDDGEVCDFAMLLRIVHEIPGIERMRFTTSHPREFSDRIIECYRDLPKLVSHLHLPIQSGSDRVLSAMKRGYTALEYKSIIRKLRAIRPDLCLSSDFIVGFPGETEQEFEQTLKLVKDIAFDLSFVFIYSPRPGTPAANLPDDTPQAEKVRRLEALNEIIEVETARINQSMVGTVQRCLVEGVSKKDPDQLQARTANNRVVNFSGDPALINQMVALEITEAYTFSLRGKLLA, encoded by the coding sequence ATGAAAAAAGTATTTATCCGTACCTTCGGCTGTCAGATGAATGAATACGACAGTGAAAAAATGCTGTCGGTTTTAGCTGAAGGCGATGAGCTGGTTCAGGTGAATGAAGCGGCGGATGCCGATATTATTCTCTTCAACACCTGCTCTGTGCGCGAAAAAGCGCAGGAAAAAGTGTTTTCCGATTTAGGGCGCGTCAAACCCTTGAAAGCTAAAAATCCCAACCTGATTATCGGTGTGGGCGGCTGTGTGGCCTCGCAGGAAGGCGAGGCGATTGTGAAGCGCGCACCCTATGTGGATGTGGTATTCGGCCCGCAAACTTTGCACCGCTTGCCGCAAATGATTGATGATAAAAAGGTGAGCGGCCGTTCGCAAGTGGATATTTCTTTTCCGGAAATTGAAAAATTTGACCATTTGCCGCCGGCGCGGGTAGAAGGCGGATCGGCATTTGTGTCGATTATGGAAGGGTGTTCGAAATATTGCAGTTTTTGTGTGGTGCCTTATACGCGCGGAGAAGAATTTTCACGACCGCTTAACGATGTGCTGACTGAAATCGCCAACCTGGCTCAGCAGGGCGTGAAGGAAATCAATCTGCTCGGCCAGAATGTTAATGCCTATCGCGGCTTGATGGATGATGGTGAGGTTTGTGATTTTGCCATGCTGCTGCGGATTGTGCATGAGATTCCCGGTATTGAGCGGATGCGTTTTACAACCAGCCACCCGCGCGAATTCAGCGACCGCATCATCGAATGCTATCGTGATTTGCCCAAATTGGTTTCACATCTGCACCTGCCGATTCAAAGCGGCTCCGACCGTGTATTGTCGGCGATGAAGCGCGGTTATACTGCCTTGGAATATAAATCGATTATCCGCAAACTGCGCGCAATCCGACCGGATTTGTGTTTAAGTTCCGATTTTATTGTGGGCTTTCCGGGGGAGACCGAGCAGGAGTTTGAGCAAACGCTGAAATTGGTGAAAGACATTGCTTTTGATTTGAGCTTTGTGTTTATTTACAGTCCGCGCCCGGGCACGCCGGCGGCAAATTTGCCGGACGACACGCCGCAAGCAGAAAAAGTGCGCCGCCTTGAAGCGCTGAATGAAATTATCGAAGTGGAAACGGCGCGTATCAATCAAAGCATGGTAGGCACGGTACAACGTTGCCTGGTAGAAGGGGTGTCAAAAAAAGACCCGGATCAATTACAAGCCCGCACCGCTAATAACCGTGTGGTGAATTTCAGCGGCGATCCTGCGCTGATTAATCAGATGGTGGCTTTGGAAATTACAGAAGCTTATACCTTTTCGCTGCGCGGTAAGCTGCTGGCGTAA
- the fba gene encoding class II fructose-bisphosphate aldolase (catalyzes the reversible aldol condensation of dihydroxyacetonephosphate and glyceraldehyde 3-phosphate in the Calvin cycle, glycolysis, and/or gluconeogenesis), with amino-acid sequence MALVSMRQLLDHAAEHSYGLPAFNVNNLEQMRAIMEAADQVNAPVIVQASAGARKYAGAPFLRHLILAAVEEFPHIPVVMHQDHGASPDVCQRSIQLGFSSVMMDGSLLADGKTPASYEYNVDVTRKVVEFSHACGVSVEGEIGVLGNLETGEAGEEDGVGAVGKLSHDQMLTSVEDATRFVKDTGVDALAIAIGTSHGAYKFTRKPTGDVLRIDRIKEIHEALPNTHLVMHGSSSVPQEWLAVINEFGGNIGETYGVPVEEIVEGIKHGVRKVNIDTDLRLASTGAIRKFMAEHPAEFDPRKYLAKTVEAMKQICIDRYLAFGCEGQAAKIQPVSLEKMADKYAKGELSQIVK; translated from the coding sequence ATGGCACTTGTATCCATGCGCCAACTGTTGGACCATGCGGCGGAACACAGCTACGGCCTGCCGGCATTTAATGTAAACAATCTCGAACAGATGCGCGCCATCATGGAAGCCGCCGACCAAGTCAACGCACCGGTGATTGTGCAGGCCAGCGCAGGCGCACGGAAATATGCCGGCGCCCCGTTTTTACGCCATTTGATTCTGGCTGCGGTAGAAGAATTTCCGCATATTCCCGTGGTGATGCACCAAGATCACGGTGCCTCGCCCGATGTGTGCCAACGCTCCATCCAGCTGGGCTTCAGCTCGGTGATGATGGACGGCTCGCTGCTGGCCGACGGTAAAACCCCCGCCTCTTATGAATACAACGTTGACGTTACCCGCAAAGTGGTCGAATTTTCCCATGCCTGCGGCGTGTCGGTAGAAGGCGAAATCGGCGTGTTGGGCAACCTGGAAACCGGTGAAGCCGGCGAAGAAGACGGCGTGGGCGCGGTCGGCAAACTCTCGCACGACCAAATGCTCACCAGCGTGGAAGACGCCACCCGTTTCGTGAAAGACACCGGCGTGGATGCGCTGGCCATCGCCATCGGCACCAGCCACGGCGCCTATAAATTCACCCGCAAGCCCACCGGCGACGTGTTGCGCATCGACCGTATCAAAGAAATCCACGAAGCCCTGCCCAACACCCATCTGGTGATGCACGGCTCCAGCTCGGTGCCGCAGGAATGGCTGGCGGTGATTAACGAATTCGGCGGCAATATCGGCGAAACTTATGGCGTGCCGGTCGAAGAAATCGTGGAAGGTATCAAGCACGGCGTACGCAAAGTCAATATCGACACCGATTTGCGTTTGGCTTCCACCGGTGCCATCCGCAAATTTATGGCGGAACACCCCGCTGAATTTGATCCGCGCAAATATCTGGCCAAAACCGTTGAAGCCATGAAACAAATCTGTATCGACCGCTATCTGGCTTTCGGCTGCGAAGGCCAAGCGGCAAAAATCCAACCGGTATCATTGGAAAAAATGGCCGACAAATACGCCAAAGGCGAATTAAGCCAGATTGTGAAATAA
- a CDS encoding phosphoglycerate kinase, whose product MAFLKLTEQNVQGKTVLIRADMNVPFKDGAISDDTRIRASLASIQYCLDNGAAVIVMSHLGRPTEGEFKPEDDVAPVAAHLGKLLGKEVKVLNDWRDNQPALQAGEVAMLQNVRINKGEKKNDLALGQAYAALCDVFVNDAFGTAHRAQASTEAVAQAAPVACAGVLMSGELDALGKALKAPARPLVAIVAGSKVSTKLTILESLADKVDQLIVGGGIANTFLLAQGAPIGKSLAEHDLVEESKKIMQKMADKGGIVPLPTDVVVAAEFAADAQATVKPVAEVTADDMILDIGPQSAAALADMLKAAGTIVWNGPVGVFEFDQFAGGTEALAKAIAQSNAFSIAGGGDTLAAIAKFGITDQISYISTGGGAFLEFLEGKELPAVAVLEQRAG is encoded by the coding sequence CCGTTTTAATCCGTGCCGACATGAACGTGCCGTTTAAAGACGGCGCCATCAGCGACGACACCCGCATCCGCGCCTCGCTGGCCTCGATTCAATACTGTTTGGACAACGGCGCTGCCGTGATAGTGATGTCGCATCTGGGCCGCCCCACCGAAGGCGAGTTCAAGCCCGAAGATGATGTTGCCCCCGTGGCGGCACATCTGGGCAAACTGCTGGGCAAAGAAGTGAAAGTGCTCAACGACTGGCGCGACAACCAGCCGGCGCTCCAAGCGGGCGAAGTGGCGATGCTGCAAAATGTGCGCATCAACAAAGGCGAAAAGAAAAACGATTTGGCATTGGGTCAAGCCTACGCGGCCTTGTGCGATGTTTTCGTCAACGATGCGTTCGGCACCGCCCACCGCGCCCAAGCCTCAACCGAAGCTGTGGCGCAAGCTGCTCCTGTCGCCTGCGCCGGTGTATTGATGTCCGGTGAATTGGATGCACTCGGCAAAGCCCTGAAAGCCCCTGCCCGCCCGCTGGTGGCCATCGTGGCCGGCAGCAAAGTCTCCACCAAACTCACCATTCTCGAAAGCCTGGCCGACAAAGTCGACCAACTGATTGTCGGCGGCGGCATCGCTAACACCTTCCTACTGGCACAAGGCGCGCCCATCGGCAAATCGCTGGCCGAACATGATTTGGTGGAAGAATCGAAAAAAATCATGCAGAAAATGGCCGACAAAGGCGGCATCGTGCCCTTGCCCACCGATGTGGTGGTGGCCGCCGAATTCGCCGCCGATGCCCAAGCCACGGTCAAACCGGTAGCCGAAGTAACGGCTGACGATATGATTCTGGATATCGGCCCGCAATCTGCCGCCGCACTGGCCGACATGCTCAAAGCCGCCGGCACCATCGTGTGGAACGGCCCGGTGGGTGTGTTTGAATTCGACCAGTTTGCCGGCGGCACCGAAGCTTTGGCCAAGGCAATTGCCCAAAGCAATGCCTTTTCTATCGCAGGCGGCGGCGACACTTTAGCCGCGATTGCCAAATTCGGCATCACCGACCAAATCAGCTATATTTCCACCGGCGGCGGCGCATTCCTCGAATTTTTGGAAGGCAAAGAGCTGCCCGCCGTTGCCGTATTGGAACAACGCGCCGGATAA